The following coding sequences lie in one Spinacia oleracea cultivar Varoflay chromosome 1, BTI_SOV_V1, whole genome shotgun sequence genomic window:
- the LOC110805663 gene encoding glucan endo-1,3-beta-glucosidase 13 — MASITQDFSLLFLVLLIIFTSISSTTSTPILGVTIHHHPQSTTPEHIAAAITRRKIAAVRLIDPDPNLIRAFSYSSVSLLLSIPNTLVSSLASNRSNAAVWLYTHVVPFYPRANISVISVGSDVLSSSSDLADDILPAIRNVHVALHELGIRKISVSTTFSLIPLLTSAFPPSSAEFEEPVNDVVVRPLLEFLDEANSSFLVNIHPYDLYRLNYEIVLGFALFQESPYNFMDDSTTGVRYQNLFDTMIDAVLSAMAVAGHENIPLIITETGWPSSPGTNEENNANQVFAEMYLKGLTKHLKSGVGTPLKKDGVSEVYIYEMFDRERGQGNSSGLTRQWGIFYPNLTSKYELDLSGSSRISESKGLLTILSVCLMMAVLDLLV; from the coding sequence ATGGCGTCCATTACCCaggatttctctctcctcttcctcGTCTTGCTTATCATCTTCACTTCCATTTCCTCCACCACCTCAACACCCATTCTCGGCGTAACAATCCACCACCACCCGCAATCCACCACCCCTGAACACATTGCCGCTGCTATCACCCGTCGCAAAATTGCCGCCGTCCGACTCATCGACCCAGACCCAAACCTCATCCGAGCCTTCTCATACTCCTCTGTATCTCTCCTCCTATCCATTCCAAATACCCTCGTTTCTTCTCTGGCCTCCAACCGCTCCAACGCCGCCGTTTGGCTCTACACTCACGTCGTCCCTTTCTATCCTCGCGCCAACATCTCCGTTATCTCCGTCGGCTCTGACgtcctctcctcctcctccgACCTCGCCGACGACATCCTTCCCGCTATTCGAAACGTTCACGTCGCACTTCACGAGCTCGGTATTCGTAAAATCTCTGTTTCCACCACTTTCTCTCTGATCCCTCTGCTCACCTCCGCCTTCCCGCCTTCTTCTGCGGAGTTCGAAGAACCGGTAAACGACGTCGTCGTCCGACCATTGCTCGAATTTTTGGACGAGGCCAACTCCTCCTTCTTGGTGAATATTCACCCTTATGATCTCTACCGCTTGAActatgagattgtacttgggtTTGCTCTGTTTCAAGAAAGTCCGTACAATTTCATGGACGACTCCACCACCGGAGTCCGGTACCAGAATCTCTTTGATACAATGATCGACGCGGTTCTTTCGGCAATGGCAGTCGCCGGACACGAGAATATTCCGTTGATCATAACGGAAACGGGGTGGCCGAGCTCGCCCGGGACCAATGAGGAGAACAATGCCAACCAGGTGTTCGCTGAAATGTATCTGAAAGGGTTGACCAAACATTTGAAATCCGGGGTTGGTACACCTCTGAAGAAAGATGGTGTTTCTGAGGTTTACATCTATGAGATGTTTGACAGGGAAAGGGGTCAAGGGAACAGCAGTGGACTAACCAGGCAATGGGGGATATTCTACCCTAACTTGACCAGCAAGTATGAGCTTGATTTAAGTGGGTCCTCACGAATTTCTGAGAGCAAAGGTTTGTTGACTATTCTCTCAGTTTGCTTGATGATGGCTGTTCTTGATTTACTGGTGTAA